The following coding sequences lie in one Vidua chalybeata isolate OUT-0048 chromosome 16, bVidCha1 merged haplotype, whole genome shotgun sequence genomic window:
- the GET4 gene encoding Golgi to ER traffic protein 4 homolog, which translates to MAAAIMAAEQEAAKGGGGRNRGGVQRVEGKLRASVEKGDYYEAHQMYRTLFFRYMSQGKHAEARELMYSGALLFFSHNQQNSAADLSMLVLESLEKSDAKVAEDLLENLAKLFSLMDPNSPERVAFVSRALKWSSGGSGKLGHPKLHQLLAITLWKEQNYSESRYHFLHSTDGEGCANMLVEYSSSRGYRSEVDMFVAQAVLQFLCLKNKTSASVVFTTYTQKHPSIEKGPPFVQPLLNFIWFLLLAVDGGKLTVFTVLCEQYQPSLKRDPMYNEYLDRIGQLFFGVPPKQTSSYGGLLGNLLNSLMGTGEDDDTEDGQEDSSPIELD; encoded by the exons ATGGCGGCGGCGATCATGGCGGCGGAGCAGGAAGCTGCGAAAGGCGGCGGCGGCAGGAACCGCGGCGGCGTGCAGCGCGTGGAGGGCAAGCTGCGCGCCAGCGTCGAGAAGGGCGACTACTACGAGGCGCACCAGATGTACCGGACTCTGTTCTTCAG gtatATGTCACAAGGAAAACATGCAGAAGCAAGAGAACTAATGTATTCAGGGGCTTTACTGTTCTTCAGTCACAACCAG CAAAACAGTGCTGCTGATCTGTCCATGCTGGTTTTGGAGTCTTTGGAGAAGTCGGATGCAAAAGTAGCAGAAGATCTTTTAG AAAACTTGGCTAAATTGTTTAGTTTAATGGATCCAAATTCTCCTGAAAGAGTGGCTTTCGTATCCAGAGCACTAAAATGGTCCAGTGGGGGATCAGGAAAACTTGGACATCCAAAACTACACCAGTTACTAGCTATTACCCTGTGGAAAG agcAAAACTATAGTGAATCTCGGTATCACTTCTTGCACTCGACAGATGGTGAGGGCTGTGCAAATATGCTGGTGGAATACTCCTCGTCCCGCGGATACCGCAGTGAGGTGGACATGTTTGTAGCTCAGGCAGTACTACA atTTCTCTGCTTAAAAAATAAGACCAGCGCATCCGTTGTTTTTACGACGTACACACAGAAACATCCTTCGATAGAGAAGGGTCCACCCTTTGTGCAACCACTGCTAAACTTCATCTGGTTTCTGTTGTTGGCAGTTGATGG AGGAAAACTAACAGTATTTACAGTGTTGTGTGAACAGTATCAACCTTCGCTGAAAAGAGACCCCATGTATAATGAG TACCTAGATAGAATAGGACAGCTTTTCTTCGGAGTTCCGCCCAAGCAGACCTCGTCCTACGGGGGATTGCTAG GAAATCTTTTAAACAGTCTGATGGGAACTGGGGAAGATGATGACACAGAAGATGGTCAGGAAGACAGCAGTCCTATTGAGCTCGACTGA